From one Halosimplex rubrum genomic stretch:
- a CDS encoding Lrp/AsnC family transcriptional regulator, translating into MSDREEILALLRENARYSTEDLARQTGLDAEAVEAVVEDLESEGVIKGYQAVVNWEKVEPERVRAAVELNVTLDRETGYDDIAERLAKFPEVQGLRLVSGDYDFAMEVEGDSMSQVSRFISEKVAPVPEITQTVTHYIMESYKERGVEFGDGHDDDRLSISP; encoded by the coding sequence ATGAGCGACCGCGAGGAGATACTGGCGTTGCTCCGCGAGAACGCGCGGTACTCGACGGAAGACCTGGCCCGACAGACCGGCCTCGACGCCGAGGCGGTCGAAGCCGTCGTCGAGGACCTCGAGTCCGAGGGCGTCATCAAGGGGTACCAGGCCGTCGTAAACTGGGAGAAAGTCGAGCCCGAGCGCGTGCGCGCGGCCGTCGAGCTGAACGTCACGCTGGACCGCGAGACGGGCTACGACGACATCGCAGAGCGCCTCGCGAAGTTCCCCGAGGTGCAGGGGCTGCGACTGGTCAGCGGCGACTACGACTTCGCCATGGAGGTCGAGGGCGACTCGATGAGTCAGGTGTCGCGGTTCATCAGCGAGAAGGTCGCGCCCGTCCCCGAGATCACCCAGACGGTGACCCACTACATCATGGAGAGCTACAAGGAGCGCGGCGTCGAGTTCGGGGACGGCCACGACGACGACCGGCTGTCGATATCGCCATGA
- a CDS encoding pyridoxal phosphate-dependent aminotransferase, translating to MTFEASERVAGVPPSGIRRFFEIAEEYDDIISLGVGEPDFAPPWAARDAAIASLERGQTSYTANRGMAELRERIASFADRRYGLRYDPDEEILVTSGASEAVDLAFRAFLDPGDTVAVAQPCYISYAPGVQFAGADVLDVPTRAADEFKLTREALESSGAADADVLVMCYPNNPTGATMTREELKPVAEFAREHDLLVFSDEIYSELSYEHDHASIATLPGMRERTVVFNGFSKAYAMTGLRLGYALAPPEAIETMNRIHQYTMLSAPTTAQHAAVEALESCDDEVREMRDQYDRRRNFVLSRFEEMGIDCFPAAGAFYAFPECPWDDSDEFAEALIEDQRVAVVPGNVFGAGGEGHLRVSYATSLGDLKEAMDRIESFIG from the coding sequence ATGACGTTCGAGGCGAGCGAGCGCGTCGCGGGCGTGCCGCCCTCGGGCATCCGTCGCTTCTTCGAGATCGCCGAGGAGTACGACGACATCATCTCGCTCGGGGTCGGCGAACCCGACTTCGCGCCGCCGTGGGCGGCCCGCGACGCCGCCATCGCGTCGCTGGAGCGGGGGCAGACCTCCTACACCGCCAACCGGGGAATGGCCGAACTGCGCGAGCGGATCGCCTCGTTCGCGGACCGCCGGTACGGCCTGCGCTACGACCCCGACGAGGAGATCCTCGTCACGTCGGGCGCCAGCGAGGCCGTCGATCTGGCCTTCCGGGCGTTCCTCGACCCCGGCGACACGGTCGCGGTCGCCCAGCCCTGTTACATCTCCTACGCGCCGGGCGTGCAGTTCGCCGGCGCGGACGTGCTGGACGTGCCCACGCGCGCGGCCGACGAGTTCAAGCTCACCCGCGAGGCGCTGGAATCTTCGGGCGCGGCCGACGCCGACGTGCTCGTCATGTGTTACCCGAACAACCCGACCGGCGCGACGATGACCCGCGAGGAGCTGAAGCCGGTCGCCGAGTTCGCCCGCGAACACGACCTGCTGGTGTTCTCCGACGAGATCTACTCGGAGCTCAGCTACGAACACGACCACGCCTCGATCGCGACGCTGCCGGGGATGCGCGAGCGGACGGTCGTCTTCAACGGCTTCTCGAAGGCCTACGCGATGACCGGGCTCCGGCTCGGATACGCGCTCGCGCCGCCGGAGGCCATCGAGACGATGAACCGGATCCACCAGTACACGATGCTGTCGGCGCCGACGACCGCCCAGCACGCGGCCGTCGAGGCGCTCGAATCCTGTGACGACGAGGTCCGGGAGATGCGCGACCAGTACGACCGCCGCCGGAACTTCGTCCTCTCGCGGTTCGAGGAGATGGGGATCGACTGCTTCCCCGCCGCAGGGGCGTTCTACGCGTTCCCCGAGTGTCCCTGGGACGACAGCGACGAGTTCGCGGAGGCGCTGATCGAGGACCAGCGCGTCGCCGTCGTTCCGGGGAACGTCTTCGGTGCGGGCGGCGAGGGCCACCTCCGGGTCTCCTACGCGACGAGTCTCGGCGACCTCAAGGAGGCGATGGATCGGATAGAATCATTTATCGGATAG